Genomic DNA from Sporosarcina sp. ANT_H38:
CATCCTTCTACGCCTTGAATCCACATCTTCAAAACCAAAAGATTATCGGCGGTGAAAATATAGTACTTCCCCTGTCCGAAATGCAAACGGAAAAATGTATAGAGTCTGAGTGATAAGGGTTGTCCCTTGTCTTTTTGCTATGAAGATTGCTAAAATAGTTATAGTTATGAGGCTAATTGCCGACTAAGGAGAGAATTCAATGAGTGCAATGATAAACAGAAAAAATACACGTCCTATCAAGGTTGGTAATTTGACAATCGGCGGAAGTGATGAACTTTTCATCCAGAGTATGACAACTACGAAAACACATGACGTCGAAGCGACTGTAGCAGAAATCATGCGCTTAGAGGATGCTGGATGTCAGATCGTCCGTGTTGCATGTCCTGATGAACGCGCTGCTTACGCAATCGGTGAAATCAAGAAACGTATCAATATTCCTCTCGTTGTGGATATTCATTTCGACTATAAACTGGCGTTGATCGCTATTGAACAAGGGGCAGACAAGATTCGTATCAATCCCGGAAATATCGGAAGACAGGCTAAAGTCGAAGCTGTCGTCAATGCAGCTAAAGCCAAAGGCATTCCAATTCGAATTGGTGTCAATGCCGGTTCCCTTGAGAAAAAGATCCTTGAAAAATACGGATACCCTACTGCCGATGGAATGGTCGAAAGTGCTCTGCATCATATTAAAATATTGGAAGACCTCGATTTTCACGATATCATCGTGTCATTGAAAGCTTCTGATGTAAATTTAGCGGTTGAAGCTTATCAGAAAGCGGCGGCTGCATTCGATTATCCTTTACACCTAGGTATTACAGAGTCTGGGACGCTGTTCTCAGGGTCTATTAAGAGTGCTGCAGGTCTTGGTACCCTTTTATCCGCAGGCATCGGAAACACGATGCGTGTATCGCTGAGTGCTGATCCTGTCCAAGAAGTTAAAGTGGCACGCGAGTTACTGAAAATATTCGGCCTTTCTTCAAACGCTGCGACACTAATTTCATGCCCTACTTGTGGGCGGATTGAAATTGACCTCATTACGATCGCAAATGAAATCGAAGAATATATTTCACATATTAAAGCGCCACTAAAAGTTGCAGTACTAGGCTGTGCTGTCAACGGCCCCGGCGAAGCCCGTGAAGCGGATATTGGAATTGCGGGTGCACGCGGCGAAGGTCTTCTCTTCATGAAAGGGAAAACGGTACGCAAAGTACCAGAAGCAACAATGGTAGAAGAATTAAAAATCGAAATCGACAAACTTGCGGAAGAATATTTCGAAAAGAAAAGACAAGAAGAACTTCTCCTACAAGGTGAGACAGCGGAATGAGAAATCTCCGCTTCGGTATCGATATAGACGGTACAGTGACATGCCCCACTTCTCTGCTACCGCACATCAATGAGCAATTCGGATGTAATCTAGTTTTAGATGATATTAAAGAATATGACCTAACAAAAGCGTTTACGGTTGATGAGGCAGATTTCTACGAGTGGTATAAAAGTGCGGAGTCTACTATCTACAAAGCTTCTCCTGCACAAGAATATGCCAAAGAAATACTAACCAATTGGCAAGCTCAGTTTGAACTGTACTACATTTCTGCCCGTGGCCATCATGTCTACGATTCCACGCTAGACTGGTTCAAGCAACAGGAAATCCCATACGATCATATCGAGCTCGTCGGAAGTCATCATAAAATTGAAACTGCGAAAAAGTACGGTGTTCATGCATTTTTCGAAGACAAACATGACAATGCAGTTGAAATCCATGAAGAACTCGACATTCCCGTCATTCTATTCGACACACCTTATAACCGGAAACACATTCCTGAAGGCGTAATTCGTGTCTACGATTGGCAAGAAGCGAATAATTTGATCAAAAAGTTATTTCCTATAGATGAACCTTTATTCAACTAAAAAAACGGTGTAAAACTCTTGTTAGAGTTTCACACCGTTTTTTATTTTTCCACACATAGCGGACATTTTCCATAGATTTCGAATTTATGTCCTTGCACTTCGTATTCTGGCAAATTGACAGTAATCATTTCCATTGGGCAATATGAAATGTTGCGCGTTTTACCACATGCGGTACAGATGAAATGGTGATGATGGACGCCTGGTTCACACTGCATACGGAAATTCCGTTCCCCGTTCAAATCGGTTTCTTCAAGAATACCCAGCTCTGAAAAGGTAGATAGATTTCGGTAAATCGTATCGAAGCTTATTCCCGGATTATCATCTTCCATGAAATTCCTTACTTCGAGAGCAGTTGCATAACGATCTTTACTCGAGAAAAAACGCAAAATTGTATCTCTGTTTTTCGTTCTTTTAAATTGGTTTTCCTGTAGGATACGCCATGCCTCATCCAGTGTCATTCCAACTCCCCCATTACTGCATGGACATTACGTCCACCCCGTATTTTCTTCCAAGCGAGCACCACTAGTAAAATTAGTATTGAAGTTATAACGATTGTTCCACCAGGGGCTATATCAAGATAATAGGCCGAAACAAGTCCAATAATAACGGCTAACTCGCCGAAAATAATCGAATAAATCATTGCCCCCTTAAAACTTTTCGCAAGTTGAATAGCCGCCGCTACCGGAATTGTCATTAATGATGACACAAGTAAAATACCAACAATCCGCATAGAGGCCCCAATGACAAGCGCTACAATGATCATGAACACCATCTGGATATAACGCGAATTAACACCGGAAACTTTGGCATACTCCGCATCGAATGACAAGGCAAATAGTTCTTTATAAAGAAGCCGGATATAAGCGATAACAATGATTGCAATGACGATGACAACGATCAAATCCTGCCTGCTAACCGCCGAAACAGAGCCAAATAAATAGCCAATCAAATCTGAGCCAAAGCCTTTCGATAATGAGATGAAAATAGCACTAATACCAATACCAGCCGATAAAATAACAGGAATGGCCAGTTCTTCATAATGACGATATGCGCCCCGCAACTTTTCAATCAACAGGGACCCACCTACAGCGGATGCTATCCCAAGGTAAACTGGATTCAGCGCAGCAAAAAAGAGTACTTGCTGACTTAAGTAAAGACTTCCAGCGATTCCTGCAAGCGCAACATGGCTCAACGCATCTGCGATAAGAGAAAGACGTCTGACGACGATGAATAAACCAAGTAAAGGGGCAATAACTCCGATGATTATACCCGAAATAAATGCATTTTGCAGAAACTCATACGATAAAATATCATTAATCATCGTTCCACCTCATCCAACTTTTGATGGACACGGCGAACAGGATGCCCATACCATCTTGAAACATCATCGTCTTCCATTTTTTTGTAATCTGATTGTATACCATGAAAATGAATTGTTCGATTTAAACAAGCCACATGGGTTGCGAGATCAGTAACAAGGTCAATTTCATGTGTCACAAGCAAAATTGCAATTCCATGCTCACGATTTAATGTATTAAGCATAGAATAAAACGACGCAACATTTTGTTGGTCAATACCTACTGTCGGTTCATCCATAATAAGTAGATCCGGTTCTCCTGCAAGCGCTCTTGCTATGAAAACACGCTGCTGTTGACCACCGGAGAGCTCACCCATATTACGTTTAGCGAAATTTTCCATACCAACGATGCTAAGTGCTTTCAATGTTCGCTGCACATCTTTTTTCGAAAAACTTTTGAACATCCCTACCTTACGCGTTAATCCACTGCGCACGACTTCAAGGACGGTCGCAGGGAAACCTGAATTAAAAGAATTGGATTTCTGTGAAACATAGCCAATCCGTTCTCGGTGCTTAAATGATCCTATTTCCGAACCAAAAAGCTTTACCGAACCGCTAGTCGGCTGTAAGAGACCGAGAATAATATTGAGGAGTGTTGATTTTCCAGAACCATTCGGTCCTATCAATGCCCAAAACTCACCCTCTCCTACCTGGAGAGATATATGATCAAGGGCGATTGACTGTTCATAACTGAAACTGACATCGTCCAATTGAATAAGGTTATTCGTCATTTTACAATCCCTTCCTTGAAACAGGAATCATTCCGATTCACTCGTCAAATTATAAACCAAGACACGAGTGGATACAACCATTTAAGAAAGAGGGAATTATCAGTGGATTATGTCCAACTTTTAAATGAAGTAAAAATGAGAAGTGATTCTGAAATCGAAATCATAGCAAGCCAATACGGGATTGACCTTTCAAAAAAAGAGATAAGAGCACTCCGACCTTTGCTTGATGAAATTTCTTTCCATTGGCTTTTCACAGGTATTCCTGAAACATTTATCAAAAAAATCCGGATAGCTATTGGTGATAATAAAACAGAAATTCTTTTCAAGAAGTATTTAGACTCGACTAAGTAAAAACTTCTAAGCGCCTATAAACGTAAAAATCCCGCCTGCTGTTAGATACTTTACAGGCGGGATTTCCTTATTAGATTCTTAACAAATCAATCTTATCCGGTTGAAACGATTTTGTTTTAAACATTTCTATCTCATGTTGATAAGGTGAAGACTTCTTCTTCGGATCCAAACCTACAAAAGGCGTTTCGAGAATTTTAGGTATTAATTGGAATCCTTCATGATGCACAATATATGAAAGTGGTTCAAAACCAATATGGCCGAAACCTATATTTTCATGACGATCTTTCTTTGCACCGCGCTCGTTCTTACTATCATTGACATGAATAACAGATATCCTGTCCATGCCCACAATTTTATCGAACTCGTTTAATACACCTTCAAAATCACCTACGATATCATATCCCGCATCATGAACGTGGCATGTATCAAAACAAACCGATAAACGTTCGTTATGTGTGACCCCATCAATAATCGCAGCAATTTCATCAAAATTACGGCCGCACTCAGTTCCTTTCCCCGCCATCGTTTCGAGGGCAATGCGAACTGGATAGTCCTGGGAAAGAACCTCGTTTAGTCCTTCAATGATTTTAGCAATTCCTAAGTCAACACCCGCACCAACGTGCGCTCCCGGATGAAGTACAATCTGATTCACACCGAGTGCAGCTGTACGTTCAATTTCACTTTGCAAAAAGTCGACGCCTAGTCTAAATGTCTCAGGCTTTAACGTATTAGCAATGTTGATAATATACGGAGCATGGACAACAATATTTGACTGTCCATTCTCCTTCATATTCAAATGACCAGCTGTAATATTCAGTTCCTCAATCGGTTTTCTCCGTGTATTCTGTGGAGCACCGGTATAAATCATGAATGTGTTTGCTCCGTAACTTGCAGCTTCCTCACTTGAGCCTAGCAGCATTTTGCTGCCGCTCATCGAAACGTGGGAGCCAAGCAATAATGGTTTATCATTTGTCATTTTTTACGTTTCAATCTCCTTTCTCGTTTTTTGAAGCTCTCTACTTGCTGAGCCATTTTCTTTTTGTAACCTGGCTTCACTTTCGACGGCTTTTGAACGAACGAGATTGCTTTACGATCGATATCGTCAATTTCTTTTACTCGATTTCGTCTCGAATGGCGCTCTTTTACTTCAATCCACTCACCATTTTTTACTTCTTCATGTACAAAAGGAATGCCCATCTTTTCAATTCTAACTACTTTATCGTCTTCAGATGGTTCATATAGTGTAATTGCATTTCCCTTAAGTCCTGCACGTGCAGTACGTCCCACACGGTGAATGAAAAATTCAAGGTCGTCAGGAAGTTCGAAGTTAATAACGTGACTGACACCCGGAATATCAATTCCGCGTGCTGCAAGGTCTGTCGCTACTATATATTGGAATTCTAGATCACGGATTTGTTTCATCATCCTCGTTCTTTCACGTGGTGTTAAATCGCCGTGAATTCTTCCGACTTTCACGCCGCTTTCTGAAAGGAAAGTTGCAAGGCCTTCAGCATTTTGTCTTGTATTCATAAAGATGATCGCCAAATAAGGATTGATTCCTTCCATTACTTGCAACAACTTTTTCTTTTTACTCATACCGCGAACAGGAACAAGGGAGTAGTGCATCCCTTCCGTCAACGGCTTACGTTCACCAATTTTCACATGTACAGGTGATTCCATGTATTTATTAAGAAATGGTTTTAATTTTTCCGGAATCGTCGCAGAAAACACGTACATTTCAAGTTTTGAAGGCATTTTTGATGCGAATTTATCGATATCTTCGATAAAGCCCATGTCGAATGCAAGATCCGCTTCATCAATAACTAAAATTTTCGCGGTATGAATAGTGAGTGCCCCATTTTCGGACATATCATTAATTCGTCCTGGCGTTCCAACAATAATATGCGGATTCGATTTCAATTTCCCGATAGAACGCATTTTGTCCGTACCACCTATGAGCAGTGTACTGCGCACTTCCGTACCCTCTGTCATCTTCGCAAGTTCATTGTACAGCTGCGTCGCCAACTCTCTCGTCGGGGCCGTAATAACCACTTGCAGTTCATCTACAGCTGCATCTGTACGTTGCAATACTGGTATTAGGAAACTGTGAGATTTCCCCGTCCCTGTATGTGCTTGGCCGATTGCATTTGTCCCTTTCAGGATAAGCGGTATGATTTCCTTTTGGATCGGTGTCGGATTTTCAAAGCCGAGCCTCCCGATTGCTTCTCGTATAAATGATTTAAATTGATAGTCTGTAAATTTAGACATTCGTAACCCTCCTAATGTACAACTATTATAACACGATTTCGTTCCGCCGTATGTGATTTTCGCATAGTATACAATGTGAAAGTCCATTCTGAATTATTGAAAGGAGATAAGTTATGAGGTATGAATCCTTTTATCCATTCGCGCGACAACAATCGCAACCGACTTCCATGGGACAAACGAGCTTTGGATCACCTCCTCAAATGGGGCAACCGCAACCACCCATACAACCATTCATGAATGATCCGATGAGCAATTCTTCTGGGGGGCCAATGGGTAATCCGTTCGGAGGGCCCATGAGTAATTCACCCGGAGGGGCAATGGGTAATCCGTTCGGAGGGCCAATGGGCAATCCACCCGGGGGACCGATGGGCAATTCACCCGGAGGTCCAATGCCTGGTCAAGGAGGACAGCAAGCTCCATCAAGAATGGAGACTTACATGCAAACAGCAAATCAATTCCTAAACACAGCTCAGCAATTCGCTCCCGTGGTCCAACAATTCGCTCCAATGGTTCAAAACTTGCCTGCAATGTGGAGATTGTACAAAGGCTTTCAATCACTTCCTGCAGCCGGTGTTGCTAGTTTGCCTGCAAGCGGAGCGTCCGCCGCGCGGTCAGTAGTTGCTAGTGCTGCGTCCGGTCTATCAGTGCCCCGTGTATTTCAGCCTCCTACGCGATAATTTTGAATCTGCCACCCAACTCCGCTATAATGGGTGGTAGATCCTATTAGAGGAGTGAAACTGCATGAAAGTATTAAAGATTACCCCCAGGGGTTATTGCTATGGGGTTGTCGACGCAATGATCATCGCGAGAAATGCGGCACTCGACAAAACATTGCCGAGACCCATTTATATATTGGGAATGATTGTCCATAACAAACATGTAACTGATGCATTTGAAGAAGATGGCATCATCACGCTTGACGGTGAAAATCGTTTAGAAATTCTTGAAAAAGTTGAGACGGGCACAGTCATCTTCACAGCACATGGTGTTTCACCAGAAGTACGTGAACTTGCAAAAAGAAAAGGTCTCGTTTCAATTGATGCGACATGTCCAGATGTAACCGTAACTCACGACTTGATTGAGGAAAAGACTGCCGAAGGTTACGATATCATTTATATCGGGAAAAAGTTCCATCCAGAGCCGGAAGGTGCAATCGGTGTGGCACCGCACGCAGTACATTTGATAGAGACGATTGAAGATGTCGAAAACCTTACTGTACAGAATCATAAACTGCTCGTCACAAACCAAACGACAATGAGCCAATGGGATGTTGTTCACATTATGGACGCACTTACAGTAAAATATCCACATATTGAAGTTCATAAGGAAATTTGTCTTGCTACCCAAGTAAGACAGGAGGCCGTCGCAGAACATGCGGGTGAATCAGAGCTTCTAATCGTTGTAGGTGATCCGAAGAGTAACAACTCGAACCGTCTGACACAAGTCTCTGTCGAAATCGCCAACACTCCTTCTTTCCGGATCTCGGATATTTCAGAACTGGACGTGAAGTGGCTGGAGGGTATCGAAACTGTATCTGTCACAGCGGGTGCTTCAACACCAACATTAATTGTTCGTGAAGTGATTGCTTTCCTCGAAAATTTCAATCCGGAAGATCCTTCTACACATCATCCAGAGCGAAAATTCCAATTGGATAAAATCCTGCCGAAAATTAAAAACCCTACACCCGTGGAACGAATAGAACCTCACACAACAACATAATTTATGTACTAGAGTCTAGACGTTAAGTAAC
This window encodes:
- the ispG gene encoding flavodoxin-dependent (E)-4-hydroxy-3-methylbut-2-enyl-diphosphate synthase, which translates into the protein MSAMINRKNTRPIKVGNLTIGGSDELFIQSMTTTKTHDVEATVAEIMRLEDAGCQIVRVACPDERAAYAIGEIKKRINIPLVVDIHFDYKLALIAIEQGADKIRINPGNIGRQAKVEAVVNAAKAKGIPIRIGVNAGSLEKKILEKYGYPTADGMVESALHHIKILEDLDFHDIIVSLKASDVNLAVEAYQKAAAAFDYPLHLGITESGTLFSGSIKSAAGLGTLLSAGIGNTMRVSLSADPVQEVKVARELLKIFGLSSNAATLISCPTCGRIEIDLITIANEIEEYISHIKAPLKVAVLGCAVNGPGEAREADIGIAGARGEGLLFMKGKTVRKVPEATMVEELKIEIDKLAEEYFEKKRQEELLLQGETAE
- a CDS encoding DEAD/DEAH box helicase; this encodes MSKFTDYQFKSFIREAIGRLGFENPTPIQKEIIPLILKGTNAIGQAHTGTGKSHSFLIPVLQRTDAAVDELQVVITAPTRELATQLYNELAKMTEGTEVRSTLLIGGTDKMRSIGKLKSNPHIIVGTPGRINDMSENGALTIHTAKILVIDEADLAFDMGFIEDIDKFASKMPSKLEMYVFSATIPEKLKPFLNKYMESPVHVKIGERKPLTEGMHYSLVPVRGMSKKKKLLQVMEGINPYLAIIFMNTRQNAEGLATFLSESGVKVGRIHGDLTPRERTRMMKQIRDLEFQYIVATDLAARGIDIPGVSHVINFELPDDLEFFIHRVGRTARAGLKGNAITLYEPSEDDKVVRIEKMGIPFVHEEVKNGEWIEVKERHSRRNRVKEIDDIDRKAISFVQKPSKVKPGYKKKMAQQVESFKKRERRLKRKK
- a CDS encoding 4-hydroxy-3-methylbut-2-enyl diphosphate reductase, producing MKVLKITPRGYCYGVVDAMIIARNAALDKTLPRPIYILGMIVHNKHVTDAFEEDGIITLDGENRLEILEKVETGTVIFTAHGVSPEVRELAKRKGLVSIDATCPDVTVTHDLIEEKTAEGYDIIYIGKKFHPEPEGAIGVAPHAVHLIETIEDVENLTVQNHKLLVTNQTTMSQWDVVHIMDALTVKYPHIEVHKEICLATQVRQEAVAEHAGESELLIVVGDPKSNNSNRLTQVSVEIANTPSFRISDISELDVKWLEGIETVSVTAGASTPTLIVREVIAFLENFNPEDPSTHHPERKFQLDKILPKIKNPTPVERIEPHTTT
- a CDS encoding deoxyribonuclease IV, coding for MTNDKPLLLGSHVSMSGSKMLLGSSEEAASYGANTFMIYTGAPQNTRRKPIEELNITAGHLNMKENGQSNIVVHAPYIINIANTLKPETFRLGVDFLQSEIERTAALGVNQIVLHPGAHVGAGVDLGIAKIIEGLNEVLSQDYPVRIALETMAGKGTECGRNFDEIAAIIDGVTHNERLSVCFDTCHVHDAGYDIVGDFEGVLNEFDKIVGMDRISVIHVNDSKNERGAKKDRHENIGFGHIGFEPLSYIVHHEGFQLIPKILETPFVGLDPKKKSSPYQHEIEMFKTKSFQPDKIDLLRI
- a CDS encoding Fur family transcriptional regulator; translated protein: MTLDEAWRILQENQFKRTKNRDTILRFFSSKDRYATALEVRNFMEDDNPGISFDTIYRNLSTFSELGILEETDLNGERNFRMQCEPGVHHHHFICTACGKTRNISYCPMEMITVNLPEYEVQGHKFEIYGKCPLCVEK
- the vrrA gene encoding VrrA/YqfQ family protein gives rise to the protein MRYESFYPFARQQSQPTSMGQTSFGSPPQMGQPQPPIQPFMNDPMSNSSGGPMGNPFGGPMSNSPGGAMGNPFGGPMGNPPGGPMGNSPGGPMPGQGGQQAPSRMETYMQTANQFLNTAQQFAPVVQQFAPMVQNLPAMWRLYKGFQSLPAAGVASLPASGASAARSVVASAASGLSVPRVFQPPTR
- a CDS encoding metal ABC transporter permease, which gives rise to MINDILSYEFLQNAFISGIIIGVIAPLLGLFIVVRRLSLIADALSHVALAGIAGSLYLSQQVLFFAALNPVYLGIASAVGGSLLIEKLRGAYRHYEELAIPVILSAGIGISAIFISLSKGFGSDLIGYLFGSVSAVSRQDLIVVIVIAIIVIAYIRLLYKELFALSFDAEYAKVSGVNSRYIQMVFMIIVALVIGASMRIVGILLVSSLMTIPVAAAIQLAKSFKGAMIYSIIFGELAVIIGLVSAYYLDIAPGGTIVITSILILLVVLAWKKIRGGRNVHAVMGELE
- a CDS encoding metal ABC transporter ATP-binding protein is translated as MTNNLIQLDDVSFSYEQSIALDHISLQVGEGEFWALIGPNGSGKSTLLNIILGLLQPTSGSVKLFGSEIGSFKHRERIGYVSQKSNSFNSGFPATVLEVVRSGLTRKVGMFKSFSKKDVQRTLKALSIVGMENFAKRNMGELSGGQQQRVFIARALAGEPDLLIMDEPTVGIDQQNVASFYSMLNTLNREHGIAILLVTHEIDLVTDLATHVACLNRTIHFHGIQSDYKKMEDDDVSRWYGHPVRRVHQKLDEVER